A DNA window from Vanacampus margaritifer isolate UIUO_Vmar chromosome 19, RoL_Vmar_1.0, whole genome shotgun sequence contains the following coding sequences:
- the napbb gene encoding N-ethylmaleimide-sensitive factor attachment protein, beta b, which yields MDNSGKEKEAIQLMADADKKVKSSGSFLGGMFGGGHHKVEEACEMYCRAANMFKMAKNWSAAGGAFCKAAHLHMQLQNKHDCATSFIDAGNAYKKSDPNEAIKCLNASIDIYTDMGRFTIAAKHHISIAEIYEADLVDIEKAIAHYEQAADYYKGEESNSSANKCLLKVGAYCAQLEQYQKSIEIYEQVGANTMDNPLLKYSAKEYFFKAALCHFIVDELNAKIAVEKYEEMFPAFSDSRECKLLKKLLEAHEEQNSEAFTEAVKEFDAISRLDQWHTTLLLRIKKTIQGDEGDLK from the exons atggacaacagcggaaaagaaaaggaagcaATACAGCTCATGGCCGACGCTGACAAGAAAGTCAAGTCGTCGGGTTCTTTTTTGGGAGGGATGTTCGGCGG AGGACATCACAAAGTGGAGGAGGCCTGTGAGATGTACTGCAGAGCGGCCAACATGTTCAAGATGGCCAAGAACTGGAGCG ctgccgGTGGAGCGTTTTGCAAGGCGGCACACCTCCACATGCAGCTGCAGAACAAACACGATTGCGCCACCAGTTTTATCGACGCCGGGAACGCATACAAGAAGTCCGATCCCAATG AGGCAATCAAGTGTTTAAATGCTTCCATCGATATTTACACAGACATG GGAAGATTCACCATCGCCGCCAAACATCACATCAGTATCGCCGAAATCTACGAGGCCGACCTGGTGGACATCGAAAAA GCGATTGCACATTATGAGCAAGCGGCGGATTACTACAAGGGAGAGGAATCGAACAGTTCGGCCAACAAGTGTTTGCTGAAGGTGGGGGCCTACTGTGCTCAGTTGGAGCAGTACCAGAAGTCCATTGAGATCTATGAGCAG GTCGGCGCCAACACGATGGACAACCCGCTGCTTAAATACAGCGCCAAGGAGTATTTCTTCAAAGCGGCGTTGTGTCATTTCATCGTGGACGAGCTCAACGCCAAG ATTGCTGTGGAGAAATACGAGGAGATGTTCCCGGCTTTCTCCGACTCCAGAGAGTGCAAACTGTTGAAG aAATTGCTGGAGGCACATGAGGAACAGAACAGCGAGGCCTTCACAGAGGCG gTCAAAGAGTTCGACGCCATCTCGCGTCTGGACCAGTGGCACACTACCCTGCTGCTGCGCATCAAAAAGACCATccagggcgacgagggagaccTCAAATGA
- the gzf1 gene encoding uncharacterized protein gzf1 produces the protein MGMAVVQLTSQTHHQNILDALHHLRLQGHLSDITIQVDYQGHSRAFQAHRVVLAASSGYFRNIFLSPDTTPDPILLSNMHPCDFSDFLEFVYTGKAEVAQSRIDDMQAAARILECEELSRVCGKNFTSQSEAVESSSQVTKSARKKTPLKRRVAPKSSEGLSKRPKVKTTKLKLSLGGRKVLQRCIPTTDEALNAEEEDDDTYAPSPTSPHCDEDTLSLNDGEESLLLSAGEDEDEEEGGTASKRASKGKFLCNDCQRSFHYERSYLKHMSTYHGVKADLVYRCETCLKTFSNRSNLKIHEKHVHSSERLFPCEVCTKTFKRKKDVVRHHKQVHGPHAHQCSDCGKLLSSKASLMLHKRTHTGIKAFVCTDCGARFTQKSALKMHHRIHTGEKPFACDECDARFTQKSMLAYHKRSHTGEKPFMCESCGKSFASKEYLRYHSNIHTGSKPFKCEHCGRGFAQRNSLRQHLTVHTGERPYACNYCDKHFTQLNALQRHQRIHTGEKPYMCVLCSRTFTDKSTLRRHTTTHDANAPWKNYLVVLEGNVEKKSKPQGKASAQEKKNPGKKAPKSNVAASAAAAPVPTEPVALPIERAELGAVTLVSHGHLGGITVVHTEMPPEARVVTSDGGDVITLDRPPHNSALSSLLEEADAAQPNILTVVISDQICKEEQMRQRTLESKDDGDEANPEKM, from the exons ATGGGCATGGCGGTGGTCCAGCTCACCTCCCAAACACACCACCAGAATATCTTGGACGCCCTGCACCACCTGAGGCTGCAGGGACACCTGAGTGACATCACAATCCAAGTTGACTACCAGGGTCACTCACGGGCGTTTCAGGCTCACCGGGTAGTCCTCGCCGCCTCTAGCGGCTACTTCAGGAACATCTTCCTGTCACCGGACACCACCCCAGATCCAATCCTGCTCTCCAACATGCATCCGTGcgacttttctgactttttggagTTTGTGTACACGGGTAAGGCGGAGGTGGCCCAGAGCAGGATAGATGACATGCAAGCGGCGGCCAGGATTTTGGAATGCGAGGAGCTATCCAGGGTTTGCGGCAAGAACTTTACATCCCAGTCGGAAGCGGTAGAGTCGTCATCACAAGTGACCAAGTCTGCCAGAAAGAAGACGCCGTTGAAACGTCGAGTGGCTCCGAAGAGCTCCGAGGGGCTTTCAAAAAGACCTAAAGTGAAGACTACCAAGCTCAAACTGAGCTTGGGTGGCCGTAAAGTCTTGCAGAGGTGTATCCCAACTACCGATGAGGCGTTAAATGCTGAAGAGGAAGATGACGACACGTACGCGCCCTCGCCCACCTCGCCTCACTGTGATGAGGACACGCTGAGTCTGAATGACGGCGAGGAATCATTGCTGCTGTCTGCGggcgaggatgaggatgaggaagagggcGGCACGGCGTCCAAGCGCGCCTCCAAGGGGAAGTTTTTGTGCAATGACTGTCAGCGAAGCTTCCACTATGAGAGGAGCTACCTGAAGCACATGAG CACCTACCACGGAGTCAAAGCCGACCTGGTCTACCGCTGCGAGACCTGCCTGAAGACCTTCTCCAACCGCAGCAACCTGAAGATCCACGAGAAGCATGTCCACAGCAGCGAGCGGCTATTCCCTTGTGAGGTCTGCACCAAGACCTTCAAGCGGAAGAAGGACGTGGTCCGCCACCACAAACAG GTACACGGCCCGCATGCGCACCAGTGCTCCGACTGTGGCAAGTTGTTGAGCTCCAAGGCATCACTGATGTTGCACAAGCGGACGCATACCGGCATCAAGGCCTTCGTCTGCACCGACTGCGGCGCACGCTTCACCCAGAAGTCGGCTCTCAAAATGCACCACAG GATCCACACAGGTGAGAAACCCTTTGCCTGCGACGAGTGCGATGCCCGTTTCACCCAGAAAAGCATGCTGGCCTATCACAAGCGCTCCCACACGG GTGAGAAGCCCTTCATGTGCGAGTCCTGCGGGAAGAGCTTCGCCTCCAAGGAATACCTGCGATACCACTCCAACATCCACACCGGCTCCAAGCCATTCAAGTGCGAGCACTGCGGCCGCGGCTTCGCCCAGAGGAACTCCCTACGGCAGCATTTGACGGTGCACACGG GCGAACGTCCTTACGCCTGCAACTACTGCGACAAGCATTTCACGCAGCTCAACGCTCTCCAGCGGCACCAGCGCatccacactggtgagaagccCTACATGTGCGTTTTGTGCAGCCGCACTTTCACCGACAAGTCTACTCTTCGCCGGCACACCACG ACTCATGATGCCAATGCTCCATGGAAGAACTACCTGGTGGTCTTGGAGGGAAATGTGGAGAAGAAGTCCAAGCCTCAAGGCAAGGCATCAGCGCAGGAGAAGAAGAACCCTGGCAAAAAAGCGCCGAAAAGCAACGTcgccgcctccgccgccgccgccccagTGCCAACCGAGCCAGTCGCCCTGCCAATCGAGAGGGCTGAGCTGGGGGCCGTCACCCTGGTGAGTCACGGCCACCTGGGCGGGATTACCGTCGTCCATACCGAAATGCCGCCCGAGGCTCGGGTGGTGACGTCGGATGGCGGCGATGTCATCACTTTGGACAGACCTCCTCACAATTCCGCCTTGTCGTCCCTGCTGGAAGAGGCAGATGCGGCGCAGCCCAACATTCTCACAGTGGTCATATCTGATCAGATTTGTAAAGAAGAGCAAATGCGGCAAAGGACACTGGAGAGCAAAGACGACGGCGATGAAGCGAATCCTGAAAAAATGTGA